TAGTCGCTGTGTTGATTTTCGTTTTGCCGATCAACCGTATTTTCGATATCGCCCGTCCGATGGTCACATTGGCAAGCGGCTTGATTTTGATGAGTAGCAGTATGTTGTTCTTATCACAAGTTAACGATCTATTATGGATGATGTTGGCGATGGTGGTCTATGGAACTGGATTCGCCTTCTTGTTTCCTTCTATCAACTCGTTGCTTATTGATTCCACCGAACCCGAAACAAGAGGTAAGGCGTACGGATTCTTCTACGCATTCTTCTCCTTTGGCGTGGTAATAGGATCGAGTGCTATCGGTCTATTGGACTTGGAATTCCATCATGCCTTTATGTTGGCAAGTGCCATTCTGCTGATCGCGGCTATTTTCACTTTAATCGGTCTGCGAAAAGATACTCGTCCTACAGAGTATAATCGACCTGCTTAATACATTTTATGCAAAAAGGTATGTCCATCGAGGTCACATGACTTCAACGGACATACCTTTTTTACGTGGTGTAAGTTCTAATTAGGAAGAACGAGGAGATTGAAGTTGCAGTTGGCGGGCCCTCAGGAAAGCGTCCTGTCTGAAGCGTCGCACTGTTACAACCAGCCTTTCCGTTTCCACTCCACAAACCTAGAAATGAAAAAGAAGATGTCACAGGAAGTCGTAGCTTTACGACTTTCTGCACATCTCTTAGTTTACGCTTGCTGTGTGGAAAACGACTCAATAATCTCAAGGAACACTTCCCCGTAACGTTCAAGTTTCGTCTCGCCTACCCCTTGCACAGTTAATAACTCTTCATCTGTGGCAGGCATTTTGGCTACCATATCCCGTAACGTCTTGTCCGAGAATATAACGAACGGTGGGACACCCGCTTCTTGTGCCAGTTTTAGACGCGCCGCCCGTAGTTCATTGAATAACGGGTCATCCTTAGCGACAACAGTTGTTACCATCTCGCCTTTACGCCAAACTTTCACTTTTCCTAGCAAGACCTCTTTCCCGTCTTCACTAACAAAAATCGTCGGGTACGGCCCACTTTCAACTTGTAGATAATTCTTCGAAATTAAAAATTCAATGAAATCTGCCACATCTTTTGCATGGCGGCCTTTCATCAGTCCGTATGTTGATAGTTCATCGAAGTTCAGTTCTTTGAGCTTCTTGTTTCTCGATCCCGTCAGTACTTGCGCAACCATCGTCTTACCAAATCGTTGCCCCATACGAATCACACAGGAAAGCACTTTTTGCGTATCGACTGTTACATCAAACTGTTCGCGCGTGTCGGTGCAGTTACCGCAACGCCCGCAATCTTCGACATCGTCTTCACCGAAATACTTGATGATGTGTGTTTGCAGACAACCTTCTGTATGACAGTAATCTACCATCACTTGCATCTTTTTGATTTCATTCGATACACGGGAAGGATCGGGAGACTGTTCGATGAGGAAGCGTTGGGTTAAGACGTCTTGCGAAGAAAATAACAAATAGCAATCACTGTCGAGCCCGTCACGCCCTGCCCTCCCAGCCTCTTGATAATAACTTTCCATGTTTTTCGGCATTTGATAATGGATCACGTAGCGAATATTGGATTTATCGATTCCCATACCGAACGCGTTAGTTGCCACCATTACACGTGCATCATCCATGATGAATCGATCTTGTTGATGTTGTCGTTCGTAGTCTGGTAATCCTGCATGATATTTCGCTACTGGGATACCGTTTTTTTCAAGCAATGCATATACTTGCTCGACTGCTTTTCTAGTGGCAGCGTAGATAATTCCTGCTTCGTTTTTGTTTTTCTGTGTATACTCTTTGACGAATTGATCACGATTTTGAGCTTTCACCACTGAAAATAATAGATTACTCCGTTCAAAACCGGTGACAACACGGCTAACAGGCGGTATATGTAACTGCTGGCATATATCATCCTGTACTTCAGGCGTAGCTGTCGCGGTCAGTGCAAGAACAATCGGACGGTTATTCAAGTAATCAAAAATACGGTGGATATTTCGGTAACTTGGACGGAAATCATGTCCCCATTGTGAAATACAATGCGCTT
This window of the Sporosarcina ureae genome carries:
- the recQ gene encoding DNA helicase RecQ gives rise to the protein MIQNPLDILDKYFGYSAFREGQQRVIDQVLQGDDSLCVMPTGGGKSVCYQVPALAMEGTVLVISPLISLMKDQVDALHQLGIPAAYINSTLSSEEYFGIMDHALEGKYKLLYVAPERLDSESFLNQLQKMTIPLIAIDEAHCISQWGHDFRPSYRNIHRIFDYLNNRPIVLALTATATPEVQDDICQQLHIPPVSRVVTGFERSNLLFSVVKAQNRDQFVKEYTQKNKNEAGIIYAATRKAVEQVYALLEKNGIPVAKYHAGLPDYERQHQQDRFIMDDARVMVATNAFGMGIDKSNIRYVIHYQMPKNMESYYQEAGRAGRDGLDSDCYLLFSSQDVLTQRFLIEQSPDPSRVSNEIKKMQVMVDYCHTEGCLQTHIIKYFGEDDVEDCGRCGNCTDTREQFDVTVDTQKVLSCVIRMGQRFGKTMVAQVLTGSRNKKLKELNFDELSTYGLMKGRHAKDVADFIEFLISKNYLQVESGPYPTIFVSEDGKEVLLGKVKVWRKGEMVTTVVAKDDPLFNELRAARLKLAQEAGVPPFVIFSDKTLRDMVAKMPATDEELLTVQGVGETKLERYGEVFLEIIESFSTQQA